DNA sequence from the Treponema sp. OMZ 838 genome:
AATAATGATATGGTAGCTTAATACATCTAAATAAATACTTTTTGTGTTGAAAAAATATTCTGTGTAGTTATTGATATTAACTAAGGGGGATGAATATGATTATGGTAGTTTTTCCTGTTTGTGCAGTTACATTCTGGTTCTTTGTAAAAGCTTTTAAAAAATTTGATTCCGAATTTGCTAAAGAACGGAAAAAATTTGTAGAATATCTGGATACAATAAATGATATTGAGACTTTAAAACGAATCGGGGAAATAAATATGTTTGGAGTTCGTGAAAAATGGTATCCAAGGTATACGGATCTAATTCCTTATCTTGAATATAAAATTCAACAAACAAACGATGATAATTTTAAAACTTACCTAATTGAATATAAGAAATTTATAAAATATTTTTTGTGTACTATGCCATTTATTGTTCTGTCAGTAATGATTCCTCTATCATGTATTATTTCTTTGTTCCGTAATTAGAAGTATAAAATCTTTCTGTAAGGTAAGATATTAGCAGATGGTATAAAAGTATGGGATTCTGGACATATGTAATTGCATGGAAATATAAGGAAGATGATTTTGATATATCTGCATGGTCTGCTGTAGATCCGGCTATAAATACTTGAAAAAGGAAAGATATACACTCTCTCTTCCATAGAACGAGTTACGGCCGTATGTGGAAAGCCGTATCAAAGCTGTACGTTTTTTGTACAGATTTGATATCATGTTTTGCTGATGTCCTTGGCGTAAGTGTGGATGTTGTTAAATCTTCCTACGAGGCCTATCAGTCATGGATGAATAATCACAAAAAAGAGGAGATAGATCAATGAGCTCATATAAATTAAGGATGTTTTTTGAATTTTTGTCATGTATGCCAGGACTTTATTGGATATTATTATGGTTTTTGCTGTTGGTATATTGCGGATTTTCATTATTAGGAAGATTTAATGAAAAGTTAAAATCAATTATATTTGACAGTTTTGATGTTGACACAGGGTTTCATATTTTCAGATATACAATAATGCCGATTTTTATTTTTATATTGCTAACAGTAATTTTGCTTATGCGAATAATATCGGGTACTATGGATTATGGATACGGATCGCCTAAACTTTTAATAAAGGTTATTGTGATTGTGATTGTATTTGTTGTTCTTTGCTATATTGCAGAGCTTCAACAAAGTAGGTATAAAGCAGGAAAGATAGATAAACTATTTTATGTAAGGGGAATAATCGCAGCCGTACTACCAGCTTTTATTATAATACCTCTTGTTTTATGGTGATCTTTATGTGAAGTGATATAATAAATGGATTTTATAATAAAAAAATTTGATTCGATGCCAGAAATGGTTTAAGTACAGTTATGAAGGTTCAAAATTCTATGAATTTGATCTATGTTCTTTCAATTGAGTTCAACGGTTCCGTATTGTCAGACTAAATATTAGCAGATGATAATTAGGAATACTGAGATTATAAAGAGTTGGTTATAAGAGTTTATTCTTGTCTCCCCACAGAACGAGTTACGGCCGTATGTGAGGAATAAACTGAAATAGGGAAGGTAGTCCTCCGGACAGCAATTGAAGTGGCATCAGACTGTGAAGCGATAGCGAGCTTCAAGCCAATAATCCAGTGAAGTATACGGATCCGGATGGGAAAGTAGCTGCACTTGATGATGTTACGATAGCCGCTGCAATTGTAGTAACAACTGGTGTTATTGCTATGGCAAATAATCAATCCTATAAAGATTCGGCAGATAAAGATAAAAATAATAACACAGGTGCATATACTATTAACTTTGAATCCGAAATGAAATATCACGGAAAAGGAGGGCAGAAACGATCAATGCAATCAGCAATGAGAATAAGCTTTACTTATGATGATATGCCTGTAAATATTGATTGGATGCCATCCTCGAATCATAGAGAGCCTTTACGGATGAATATGAGCGATTGGCAACAGATGATTGCCCATCATTTAAGAAAACTGGAATAGAAAGAAAAAATTATAACAAGATACAAAGTTCCTGTAAGCTGTTTTTTACTTGGGTAATGGCTATGTCCTTGATTGAAGTTAAAGGAGTATATATGATAATTAAAAAAGATGGATTTTATTTTTTTGATAACTTGAAAGGAGAACCGGAAACTCTAATTTTAGGTTCAGTTGAAGCTTTTAATCAGAATGAATACAAAATACTTACACAGCAAGAAGTCAATGAGCTTTTAAACTATATACGGACTAATCGTATCACAAAAATAAGTACGTTTTGGGGCTATCCCTACGATAATATCGATTTTATTACTGAATTTTCATGGATTGAATCTATAAGTATAACAGAACCCCATATAACAAAACTAGATATTATAAATAAAATGCCGAATCTTGTTTATATTTCTTGGGACGATCCTATACCTTTTAATATTAATAATCCTGTTTTAAAAGAACTTTCTTTTGAGTGGCATAAAAATAATTCGATTTCATCTAATTGCAAGAGTTTAAGATCCATTTGTGTTACAAACTGTAAGGATTTAACCGGATTATTTGAACAAATTTGTATACTTCCAAATGTAGCTCGTGTAGCAATTGTAAAAAATTTTTCAGTCAAGGATTGTACATTTATGAAACCGATGGCAAAACTGGAATATTTAGGACTAAGTTACTTTACTAAACTTGAAAGTTTGAATGGTATAGAAGTACTGGCGCCTACATTAAGATATCTTGAACTCGATACAGGAAGTAAAATATACGATCATAGTCATCTAAAAACATTAAAAAAGTTAGAAGTACTAAGAATTACTCACAAAGGTATTATAAAGTCTCTTGATTTTATACAAGAAATGCCCATGCTCAAAGAACTTGCTGTTGTAGGACCGAAATTAGAAGATAATAATCTTTCTTATTGTAACCATATTCCAACACTGCAAATATGGCGGTAAGGTAAAATAGTGAATGTTTTTTGGACATCAAACGCCATTAATAGTTATTTAATGGGATCTGTAATCAGCGGTATGAAGAGAAAGGGGCGTGAATAATGAAAATAAATAAGTATTTCCTTATACTAGTCTTTTTATTCTGTTTATCAGCATGTTCTTTTGTGAAAGATTTATATTTATCAAGAGAAGTAAGCAGGCATTTTAAAGAAACGAAGTCTTTTGAATTAGCCAAAGCTGTTATGCATCAAATGGAAGAACAGCGGCAATTCAAGCATTACATATTCAAGATGTAGAAATGACATATTATTTTATTGTTGAATTAAAGGCTGATATAACGCAACCTTATTATTCGCCTGATTATGTCGTTCTGGAAGGTGAGGAGAAGAAAAAGCATTATCCTGTTTCTTTATTACGGGATTTTTGGATATATCTGCTCGATTCAGATGAATATAAAATGAAGAGAAAAATAATTGAAGAGTTTGAAAGACAAGGTGTCGATTATAGGAATACACAACCTAGTAAATATGCATTACAAAAAATAAAACAATTATATCCAAATACATGGGAGGAGTATTTACAGAAATATTAATGTAAACTCTTTAATCTGATTTTTAAATGAAATAATACAAAGAATTTTACTATCTCACCCCATAGTAGTGATAAATTCGATAGGTAAAAGCAGCAATAAGGCTGATAATGTTATCATTAATGGAAGAGAATATTCTGCACATGCAATGCAGCGTATGAAAGAAAGGAACCTTGTTCTAATGGTAATAGAATAAACAATTAAAAATGGTACAAAAATATAAGTAAATACGCCTAACACTTTTGTTTATTTTACCGATGAAGCAAAAGTTGTTGTAAAAGAGACTGGTAAAGTAGTTGCTGCTATATCGCAGTAAAGGAGTACTAAATGAATTTTAATTTGGGTGTGTGTAGAATTATTGAACAAATCATTGAATGCAGTATCGGAGATATTGATTTATATAATTTTTTAGAGAATATATGGGGTATATATATACTTATAAAAGATAAAGGAAATTTAGATTTTCAGCATACCTTTCATGAGAGTTGGGATTATATTGATGAAATTATAGGATTAAATATTGAAGATAAAAATATTTATACAACAATTTTACCAAAGTTTAAACAAAATATGATTAAATTTTTATAATATTGCTATATGCGAATCAAAGAAATGAAGTAAAGGCTACGCAAGATGCTTCATTATTGATGGAAATAAATGGCATGACACTTCACGATGTACCGTTGTATGTAGCTGGATGTCAGCCGTGTGAAGCACGGATTCTCATTCGAGGGACTGATGATTAAAAAGATAAGTTTTATGGGTATAATTATTGTGATGTTTCTTGCTTGCAAAACAATAAATACTGATGCAAAAATATGGAAGAATAAACCGTCCTATTGGTTGAAGTAGATCAATTGCCTAATAATGTATACGTTTCATATTCAACAGCTAAATAATAAATATAGAAAGTAAAACATAACGGTAGAAGGCGCCTAGAAAAGTACCTCAAGAAACTGTAAACTTAGATGATGCTCCGGTTTAACTAATGAAGTACATAAAAAATTAAAGCGTGGTTGAGCCATAAATGACTAGATATATTAGATGTTTTGATAAATACTCAGACAGATATATAGGACAAAAAGAGAAATAGATGATGACTATGCTCAATGATAAAATACTAGAAGGCTGTAATGAAGAACAAAAAGAATTGATGCGCAAAGTCTGTTTTGAAGATGATCAAAATCATACAGAAGAAACGATTTTCCTTTTAAGGAGGATAATTGACATACAGCCAACTGTTCCTTATGCGTTTGCATTACTTGGATCAATATATCTTGATCAAGCTCAATTGCTTGATGCAACATACCATTACGACAAAAGAAGGCGAAAATATATCGTTGCACGTCGTAAGCTTTATCGTGATACTATTGCTCATTTTGAGAAAGCTATTGCATTAAAGCCAGATTCGCCAGGTACTATTTTATTATTAGCACGTGCGTGCGAACAGTGTTCGTTTTTAAAACGGGCGGTGAGATATTATGATTTGTATTTAACGTTTAAGCCTCATAGAGCAGAAATATACTATGCTAAAGGAATGATCTATGAATATCAGCAAGATTATCCAACAGCACTTGCGTTGTACGAAAAGGCCTTATCATTCGAACCTGATAATGAAATGTATAAAGACCGTATAATGAAGTTACAAAAAAGAAATAATCATACTACAAAGACATCTAAGAAATGATAAAAATTTCCCGTAATATAGGTGAGCGTATGCTTAAAGTTGATATTGCAATTGTAGTAAGACATCCGATACTGCCTACGCGTGAGATAACGCCTATTTTTGACATTAAAGCAACTGCTGAGCATTCTGCTAATACGCCGCGAATTTCACCCTCCGGTAAAGAATATTGCAATTTCAGAGAATCTTATGTTCGCTATGATGTTGTTCCTGAAATACTAAAGGGGAGTAACCATGATAGTATCATTCATAATTTGAATACCTATTTTAAATCGAAAATAAAAGATAGACAAAAGCTTGAAGTATTTTTGCGAAGCGGCGGGAGTGTAACCTATGAATTTTATCTGAATGAACTATATGATGAAAATATATTTGAATTGTCTCCAGGGATTCTAGGTGAATGTGCTGATTTGGGTATACCATTATGTCTGACTATATTGATGGCGAGTGAAAATATAGTCTCTGACAATACAGATTATAAGATTCTAGATTTTGTAACTGTTTCCGTTGAGCAGCAAATATCATCCTTTGTGGATAATGTTCATACGCATAACTTTAATAATGGAATAGTTTATTATTCACACAAGATACCTTTAAATGGAGATACTTATTTAGAGAATGAAATTGATAGAGCTATTACTGTTTATAAAAAACAAGCTGTTGATATGTGTTTATCGATAAAAGAAAAAGTACGGTGTAAAATAATATTATGTCTAAAAACTTATTATCATTATGCTTTTGAACTTTCTTCCGAAATATGTAAGATGTGTGCTGAGTTGAATATTGGAATTATGGTATATTTTTAATCAACTTATTGAAAAGAGCTTGTTAGCTAGTGTATATTCTTGTCCGTTGTGAAACTACAAGGAGACAGGTAAAAAGTACCGTAGGCATATCTTTGATACGTTGAGGATTAATTTTTTTGAAGCGATGAAGCAGACGGCTTAGCTGTCTGCGTCTTTAACATCGGAGGCTCTGATAAGCTGTATGTGCAGCGGGAGCAATTAGGGAAAGGCGGGCTTTTAAAGAAGATAAAGTTACCGACCGGAGGAAGCTATAAGCTTGAGCACCGAGGAGAAGGGGACACGATGGTGTTGCCGTAGAGTAAGTATGTGTTAAGTAGCGTCACAATGAACTTAGGGTTACAGAGGAAAGTCGGGGACGGGCAAGGTAATCGAAAGCGAATACTATGAGGTAAAATAGTGAAAAAATATTATCTTATCATATTCTTTTTTGGGGTAAGTATTTTTCTTATTACTGGTCAAGAAATTATAAAACCAGAAGATGCAGAAATAATTGCACGAGCGAAAGATTTTTATCTTAGTGGTAAAGATTTATCTGAATTAACAAAAACAGGATTAGCTGGGGATATATACGATGGAATATGCGTATTTAATTATTATGCATATTCAGCATTTGATATCAATAAAAAAAATGAATGGATTGAGTTTTTAGCGGAAGAAGATTTTGCATTTTTTGAGTGGGAGCTTTCACGTAAGCTAATAAATTCTGAAGAAGACAATGATAGTAAAATAAGAGCTTTATATTGGATTTTTTCTGCTGAAAAAGACGGAGAAAATAATGCAAAAATTTTTATTAAAAAAGAAAAGTTAGAAATTGAAAGTCCTTATCCTCAGTTGGGAAAAGATATTTACAAAAAAGAAAATAATAAAGTTCTAGATTATGAAATAGAAGTTTTAACCGATTATGCCTTGCGAGGAGGAAAGAAAGAAGCCTATAAACTTTATGAGTATTATTGGGATTATAAACATGACAAGCAAGAGGCAGTTTATTGGTTACGGATAGGGGCACAAAATAAAAATGAACAGTGTCAGTATGAATACGGGAAATATCTCCTTGCCAAAGGCAATGAGAATGACAAGATAAGGGGGCTTTTTTGGATAAAAAAAGCGGCTAAAAACGGATACAAAGAAGCAGAAAAAATAGTAGGAAAATTAAAAGAAAATGAAGAGTAATTATTTTTATTCGCAGCGTAACTATCTCATCTCTCGGACAGCGATTGCAGCAGAAAAACACCACTTAAACAAAACAGCAGCGGCAAAAAGATTGAAGCAGTATGGTGCAGCGGAGCCGACAGTCGTAGCTTCGGGCGTAAATAGGCGCTTTGTTCATTATTCCAAGGAAAGAATTAGAGCAAAATGAAAAAGATAAAATATTTATCAATGCTTTTTATGTTTGTAGAATTACTCATTGCATGTTCAAACCAAGAAAAAAGAATAAAAGATTTATGGAAAGTGGAAGATACTATAAATTACCAAAATTTTACGGATGATGAAAATAAAAAAATAGAAAACCTTCTAAATGCTTTTTCTTTGGAAGAAAAAATAGATAAGTTAAATTGGAATAGTGGATACTCTCAACAATGTTATGTATTAAGAAAACTATATTTTGAAAAAATTATTCCAAGGGGAGTTTTTCTGGATAGCTGTGCTTCTGTATACAAGCGATATGAAGCTAATCAAACTAATATTTCTTTTCATACTCTGGGATATGCAGTTTGTCTTTATTATTGGGGAGAAAGGAAGCAGGCTAATGAATTGTTTATAAAAATTTTAGATAAATCAACTGAGAAATATTTTGCTTCAAAAAGGGATTACGAAATAATAGTGACTGTATGTAGTAAATTGCTGGGAATAGACAATGGTAATAATCTAAAGATAGACGAGTTCTTTTTCAATATGACCGATGATGATATAATTAATATATTTTGCGGAAATTAAAAATAAAATTTTTTTATAGAATTGATAATTATTTAATATTGAGTATATAGTTAGTTATGCCTGGTGTTATGGTTTTCCTTGGTGATAATTGAAAGAGAAAAAGAACGATACATCTACATGTCCTTTAAATAGTTCGTATAGCACTTATAAGTATGCTGATACTTATGGAGATTAACTATGTCAAGAAAACTGAATATTTTTATACTTATTTTGATAACAATTTTGTGTATGTTGTTTCTTAAAAATATAAAAAATAATCCAACACTTGTTATAAAACATGAAGAATGCAGTGGTATGATGAATTCTCTTGATTGTGATGTTTTGATAGAAAAGAAGATAGGAGACGAGTATATTCTTTATAAAGAATATACGATTTTTAAATTTGAGATATTAGGGGATAGTTTTAATTACACAAGAAAAGACCTATCTCTTGCGGGTGGGGAAAGAATTGTTTTGTCAATGCAACCAATGAAATATCGTATAAAGTGCGTAACTCCATTTGATAAACAAAATGGATATTTAAATAAAAAACATGATTGGATTTCTGATTATGTATATGTGGATTTTACGCATGATTCTATCGCAACAATAGTTATAAATCCAAAAATTGATGCATTTGGTTATTCTGGGGGATGGGAATTAAGCATTAGTTATAAGTAAGATGAGTATAGTTTTGCTTCTATGATATAGTGTGTGAAAATAATGATGATATTGCGCAGAATGATAGTACTTTGATTTTGGCGTAGGGGCAGGTTTACAAGTAACTTGGAAAAAGGAGAAAGAATGAGTTCTGAAATAAAACTAAATTTGGTGGCATGTTTATGTATTTTAGTTGCAATTATCTTTGTAATTATGTTTGTTTTATTTGATAAAAAAATTGGGGGAAATGTTTTAAATACAAAAAGTTATAAAACAGAAACTTCTTTTTTTATCGCAGATAAG
Encoded proteins:
- a CDS encoding sel1 repeat family protein, producing the protein MKKYYLIIFFFGVSIFLITGQEIIKPEDAEIIARAKDFYLSGKDLSELTKTGLAGDIYDGICVFNYYAYSAFDINKKNEWIEFLAEEDFAFFEWELSRKLINSEEDNDSKIRALYWIFSAEKDGENNAKIFIKKEKLEIESPYPQLGKDIYKKENNKVLDYEIEVLTDYALRGGKKEAYKLYEYYWDYKHDKQEAVYWLRIGAQNKNEQCQYEYGKYLLAKGNENDKIRGLFWIKKAAKNGYKEAEKIVGKLKENEE
- a CDS encoding tetratricopeptide repeat protein, with translation MMTMLNDKILEGCNEEQKELMRKVCFEDDQNHTEETIFLLRRIIDIQPTVPYAFALLGSIYLDQAQLLDATYHYDKRRRKYIVARRKLYRDTIAHFEKAIALKPDSPGTILLLARACEQCSFLKRAVRYYDLYLTFKPHRAEIYYAKGMIYEYQQDYPTALALYEKALSFEPDNEMYKDRIMKLQKRNNHTTKTSKK